Genomic segment of Candidatus Deferrimicrobiaceae bacterium:
TGCCGACCGACCCGGGACCACATGTCCGTTAAGGAAATGTCGCTCTGGCTGACCTCGGGCACGAAACGGAAGCCCGCCACCGGACTGACCAAATGGACGATGCGGCTTTCCCGCCCTCCCCGGAATTCCTTCTGGAAGTCCAGTTCCAGGGAGGCTCCCGCGTTGGGAACGCCCCGTCCCCCGCTGCGCGTGTCCGTCCGGTCCGACGTGGGAACCGAACCGAGGAAATCCAGCGAAACAAAGGGCGTGAAGAAGACCGACGGGGAAAGCGTGAAGACCCGGGAAAGAGTCGCCGATCCCCTCCCCCTGGCCTCCCGGTCTCCGCCCCGGCGGTAGAAATAGGTGGCCTGCGCTTCCCCACCGGCGGTGATCCCCGTGTTTCCCAGGGAACGGGGGAGAATCGTGGCCGTGTATTCGGGAAGCCTTTGCACGGTGTTGTCATCGGGAGTCCCCTGGAGATCTTCCACCCAGTCCACGGAAAGGGACTGCGAATCGTTCGATCCCTTCCAGGCGGTGAATCCGCGCGACGGGACGTGCCGGGACGTCCGCAGGATGTCATCGTCCACCAGGTCGACGTAGTAGGAATCGTCCGAGGGGATGTCCCAACGGGCGTTCATCGACCAGTGCTCCGAGTACCGGAACCGGTTTTCCCCGAAGAACCGGTATCGGGTATCGGCCGTGACATGGTCGCGGAACAGGGTCGCGTTGACGGTCCCTTCCGAGGCGTTGTTGAGCACGAAGCGGTACTCCGCCTCCGGCCGGAACCCCCTCCGCGTCATGGCGTCCAGGGTGAAGGTGGCGTCGCTCCACCGGTTGATGGCCCAGTAATAGGGAACCTGGAACGAATACCCCCGCGAGGAACTATGAAAAAAGGAGGGAAGCAACAATCCGCTTTGCCTTTTGAGCTTGACGGGAAATGCCGCCCACGGAACCCAGAGGACGGGGACGCCCCGGATGTTGAACGTGACGTCCTTGGCAACGGCATAGCCGTCGATCGTCACCTCCGTTTTTCCGATTCCGAATTTCCAGTCCGGCTCGGGCTCGCACGGACAGGTCGTAAGCTCCCCCTTCCGGATGAAAAAGGACCGCTTCCCGGTTTTCTCGAACCGCTCGCTCGCGATCTGGTAGTTGCTCGAGCTGATCCGTATCCTTCCGTTGTACAGCACACCGAGCTCGTTCCGGATGTTCAGCACGATCCGGTCGAACGAAAACTCGTCCCCTTCCTGTTCGTATCGAACGTGACCGGCGAACTCCGCCTCTCCCGATCTCGCATCGTAGCGGATCCGGTCCGCCCGTACCGTCCGGGGCCCGAACCCGACTTCCACGTTTCCTTCGGCAAGTGCGACTCCGTTCTCCTCGTCGTAGGATACCGTGTCCGCGGTTAGGGTCACGGGAGATCCCAGGGGGAGCCCTCCGGCAAGTTTCGGTGCGATTTCGGAAAGGTTCCCGGGGAATTCGGCCACGGAGGTCCGCACCCCTCCGAAGAAAGCGGCCGCGATCATTGCGCACGCAAGGAACACGGCCTTTCTTTCCCTCCCGAAAATCACGCGAATCCTCCGCCGCGGAACCGGTAGGCATCCGCCGCCGCCATCAGGGAACCGCACACGATGACCATACCGTCCTTCCCCGCCCACCGCCGCGCGATTTCCCACCCGTCGGGAAAGTCTTTCGCATCCCGGTGGCGGATCCCCGCTTTCCCGAGTGCGGAGGACAGGACGGGCAGCGGAGCCGCCCGTTCGGTCTCCATGGGGTAGGCGACGACCCCGTCCACGACAGGCGCGATCTCCCTCAGGAACCCGGCGATGTCCTTGTCGGCGAGCATACTCCAGAGTGCCACGATCCTGTTCGCATCCCGGGAATTCTTTCGCTTCGCCAGTTCCGCGGCCAGGACGCGCGCAGCGTCCGGGTTGTGGGCCCCGTCGACCCATGCACGGGCGTTTTTTCTGCCGGGCAAGGGCGTGTACCGGCCGGGCCATCTCGCCCCCGACAGCGCCCCGCGCACGGCGCGCGCAAAGCCTTTCCCCGCCCCCCCCCGGGATGCCGCGACGACCCAGGATGCCGCGCAGGCCAACACGGCGTTGTGGCGCTGGAACTCCCCCTGCATCCGGATCCTGATCCGGGGCAGGGAGATTCCGGGAAGGTGAACGGTCATGCTCCCCTCCGGCGTAACCTCCCATCGAAAGTCGCGGCCGATCTCCCAGACGCGGCTCCCCTTCTCCCGTGCCACGGCCATCACGACCCTCCGTGCGGCCGGCGCGAGTTTCCCCAGGATCGCGGGGATGTTTTCCCGCAGGATCCCCGCCTTCTCGGAGGCGATCCCGGCAAGGGATCTTCCCAGCCATTCCGCATGGTCCCTTCCGATGTTCGTGATGACGGACACCTCGGGGAGGCACAGGTTCGTCGCATCCCATCGCCCTCCGAGGCCGGTCTCCATGACGGCCATGGCGACTTCCCCGCGACGGAACCAGTCGCACGCGATCCATGTCATCATTTCGAAGTAGGAAAGAGGTTCTCCCGTCTTCGCCGCGACCTTCCGGGACAACGCGGAGACTCTCGCCCCGCACCGCGCGAACTCGT
This window contains:
- the lptD gene encoding LPS assembly protein LptD; its protein translation is MIFGRERKAVFLACAMIAAAFFGGVRTSVAEFPGNLSEIAPKLAGGLPLGSPVTLTADTVSYDEENGVALAEGNVEVGFGPRTVRADRIRYDARSGEAEFAGHVRYEQEGDEFSFDRIVLNIRNELGVLYNGRIRISSSNYQIASERFEKTGKRSFFIRKGELTTCPCEPEPDWKFGIGKTEVTIDGYAVAKDVTFNIRGVPVLWVPWAAFPVKLKRQSGLLLPSFFHSSSRGYSFQVPYYWAINRWSDATFTLDAMTRRGFRPEAEYRFVLNNASEGTVNATLFRDHVTADTRYRFFGENRFRYSEHWSMNARWDIPSDDSYYVDLVDDDILRTSRHVPSRGFTAWKGSNDSQSLSVDWVEDLQGTPDDNTVQRLPEYTATILPRSLGNTGITAGGEAQATYFYRRGGDREARGRGSATLSRVFTLSPSVFFTPFVSLDFLGSVPTSDRTDTRSGGRGVPNAGASLELDFQKEFRGGRESRIVHLVSPVAGFRFVPEVSQSDISLTDMWSRVGRQRQFLFSLYQRLLRVDEGAPSEIAVLELSWALETGDRKETGSPYVDPLSPYVRVLQDEIDLAAGRTGRRNSRSSDLFARFHVVPALHWRISGEALFDTGNGGFTTASMGGEWRKDDRNRALLEYRTTRELSEDVHALLNFRLFRFLGLETSASYSLQNQELTDGSAKLTFFPRSECWSVGFVVNRKTRPDETSFRITFGLTGIGTVGM
- a CDS encoding folylpolyglutamate synthase/dihydrofolate synthase family protein; translated protein: MRNTGGPRGPERIRPGLERIRAAFGMTGHPERAFRTVHIAGTNGKGSTACFTEAILRRMLPEPVGLYTSPHLLSPEERIRVGGERIPSDEFARCGARVSALSRKVAAKTGEPLSYFEMMTWIACDWFRRGEVAMAVMETGLGGRWDATNLCLPEVSVITNIGRDHAEWLGRSLAGIASEKAGILRENIPAILGKLAPAARRVVMAVAREKGSRVWEIGRDFRWEVTPEGSMTVHLPGISLPRIRIRMQGEFQRHNAVLACAASWVVAASRGGAGKGFARAVRGALSGARWPGRYTPLPGRKNARAWVDGAHNPDAARVLAAELAKRKNSRDANRIVALWSMLADKDIAGFLREIAPVVDGVVAYPMETERAAPLPVLSSALGKAGIRHRDAKDFPDGWEIARRWAGKDGMVIVCGSLMAAADAYRFRGGGFA